A window of the Clupea harengus chromosome 8, Ch_v2.0.2, whole genome shotgun sequence genome harbors these coding sequences:
- the LOC105896480 gene encoding solute carrier family 22 member 4-like, with protein sequence MGDYDDDTAFLGQRGPFFVITFLLLNAICISTGFAGLYFVFVGATPPHHCLVPEANLSEAWRAAIIPSQVVDGQAEQSMCSRYRLDVVKNYSAHGQVPGVDVNVTDIEQEPCVDGWIYSTDIYQSTIVTEWDLVCDNEWKTPLASSTLFIGFLIGSLISGQLSDRFGRKKIVFLSLTGQVLSMLIQSFSPSWLVFCLIYVLVGAFQISLYITTFVLGTEVLSKSLRVIFTTLGVFLHYCIGYMLLPGFAFGMRDWRPLLQILSGIMFVYIPLWWFVPESPRWLLTRGRVAEAEAIMRDAARRNGVTAPEVIFKEQQVEKSDTGNTKSYNMLDILRISKVRTTTFLCLLLWLSTNMGYYGLSLNTSNLSGDPYLNCFLSALSEVPAYIVSSILLKTCPRRPLLTVFLIIGGGFLLLIQLIPDNLHGLAIALEMLGKFAFTMSFTVVYAYTAEIYPTVLRNVGMGMCSSAARIGSITAPYIIYLGTINKYLPYILIGSMTLGSSVVNLFLPETFGRELPESVEHMQKCRGLCQQMKSTDNCPEAGDADKCAVLNQSKL encoded by the exons ATGGGAGACTATGATGATGACACAGCTTTCCTGGGCCAGAGAGGGCCATTCTTTGTCATTaccttcctgctcctcaacgcCATCTGCATCTCCACGGGCTTCGCTGGTctctactttgtgtttgtgggggccACGCCACCCCACCACTGCCTGGTTCCTGAGGCAAACCTGAGTGAGGCATGGAGGGCAGCCATCATTCCGTCCCAGGTGGTGGACGGGCAGGCGGAGCAGAGCATGTGCAGCAGGTACAGGCTGGATGTGGTGAAGAACTACTCTGCTCATGGCCAAGTCCCTGGTGTTGATGTCAACGTCACAGACATCGAGCAGGAGCcatgtgtggatggatggatctaCAGTACAGATATCTACCAGTCCACCATTGTTACTGAG TGGGATCTTGTATGTGATAATGAATGGAAAACTCCTCTCGCTTCCTCAACTTTATTCATCGGGTTTCTGATAGGATCCCTTATCTCTGGTCAACTATCAGACAG GTTTGGGAGGAAGAAAatagtttttctttctctgacagGTCAAGTCCTCAGTATGCTCATTCAGTCATTCTCTCCATCGTGGCTGGTTTTTTGCCTCATCTACGTCTTAGTGGGGGCTTTCCAAATCTCTCTGTATATCACTACATTTGTTCTGG GCACAGAAGTGTTAAGTAAATCGTTGCGTGTGATCTTCACCACTCTCGGGGTCTTCCTCCACTACTGCATTGGATACATGCTGCTGCCTGGGTTTGCCTTTGGAATGAGGGACTGGAGGCCTCTTCTGCAAATCCTCTCTGGTATCATGTTCGTCTACATCCCCCTATGGTG GTTCGTTCCAGAGTCTCCTCGGTGGCTTCTCACTCGGGGTAGAGTGGCGGAGGCAGAGGCCATAATGAGGGATGCAGCCAGGAGAAACGGAGTGACTGCCCCAGAGGTCATCTTCAAAGAGCAACAG GTTGAAAAAAGTGATACCGGTAATACAAAGAGTTACAATATGTTGGACATATTGAGAATCAGTAAAGTGAGGACCACTACTTTCTTGTGCCTGTTGTTGTG GTTGTCCACAAACATGGGATACTATGGACTGTCTTTGAACACCTCCAATCTAAGTGGCGATCCATACCTCAATTGCTTTCTGTCAGCTCTTTCGGAAGTTCCTGCCTATATTGTATCTTCCATACTTCTAAAGACCTGTCCAAGGAGACCTCTTCTCACAGTCTTTCTCATCATCGGAGGAGGCTTTCTTCTCTTGATTCAGCTAATCCCAGACA attTGCATGGCCTTGCAATAGCCCTGGAAATGTTAgggaagtttgccttcaccatGTCCTTCACTGTGGTGTATGCCTACACCGCAGAAATCTACCCCACGGTGCTGAGAAACGTAGGAATGGGGATGTGCTCGTCAGCGGCTCGCATCGGCAGTATCACCGCACCTTACATCATTTACCTGG GCACCATCAACAAGTACCTCCCCTACATCCTGATTGGGAGCATGACGTTGGGCTCGTCAGTGGTGAACCTGTTCCTGCCGGAGACGTTCGGCCGAGAGCTTCCTGAGTCGGTGGAGCATATGCAGAAGTGCAGAGG GTTGTGTCAACAAATGAAGAGCACAGACAACTGCCCTGAAGCAGGCGACGCTGACAAATGTGCTGTTCTGAATCAGTCCAAACTGTAA